The Clarias gariepinus isolate MV-2021 ecotype Netherlands chromosome 20, CGAR_prim_01v2, whole genome shotgun sequence genome includes the window ccgaaccaggtcgtgatatttcccgtcaggatgctccctatggtgcaggagtagaaattcctgagcaccttggagggcagtctaaagtctctcaagcgtctgaggtggtagagaagctgccgggccttttttaccacggtgttgatgtgacaggaccatgccaggtcctgcgtgatgtgaacaccgaggtatctgaagctgtccactctctccactgggctcctgttgatgacgggggtctggtagttcctcacctgctttgtactaaagtccactatcagctcctttgtcttactgacgttcaggaggagattgtttctctggcaccagttctccagatttccaacctcctccaggtaggccgtctcatcgttgttcgtgatcaggcccaccacaacagtgtcgtcagcgaacttgatgatggtggtggagctggtagtggccacgcagtcgtgggtgtacagagtacagcagggggctcagaacacaaccctggggggctccagtgctaagagtgagggaggctgagacatatccgcccatccttactgcctgtggtctgccagtcagaaaattggagatccactgacacattgatgagctgagtcccaggtgctccagcttggtggtaagtgtggagggaattatggtattaaatgcagaactgtactcgatgaagagcattttcacataattccccctccgagtgtccaggtgagtgagagatgtatggaggagatgagagattgcatcgtctgtggaacggtatgtacgataagcgaactgtagtgggtctagtgggtctggtagtgaagagatgatgaagtctctgaccaggcgttcaaagcacttcatcactactgaagtgagggctacagggcgatagtcattgagggaagcaggatgaggtttctttgggacaggaacaatgatggattctttgaagcatgtggggctcaccgactgagataaagagatgttgaatatctctgtgaacacaggtgctagctggtctgcgcaggctctgagaatacggcctgagatgccgtctggtcctgctgctttcctggtgttcactctcttgaaggctctcctcacgtcatgctctgagatgatgaacgcgcttccggtgctggcagtgacttcctgtctgcagccgtgagcgccgctagcattagcatcgctagcgtctttagctgcagcctcgaagcgagcatagaaagtgttcagctcgtctgccagagacacgtctgcgtttatcataccggatgttgttgctttataatccgttattgttcttaatccctgccacaggctcctagagtcactctgttggagttgtgactctagtttcctcccgtagcgctgcttcgtttctttcaccgccttccggacgctgtatgacgcagccttatatggttccatgtcccccgacgcgagtcccgtgttgtaggcagcggtgcgagatctcagagcgtcgcggatggttttatccacccacggcttctggttgggaaacgttttaatagtctttttttctacggtatcgtccgctagtttcccgatgaatcccacaaccgctcccgtaaacacgctgacgtcaccatcggagctgtttctgaacatgtcccagtctgcgtcatcgagtgcgtcctgtaacgcggccaccgattggtccgtccagcacgcgacctccctctgaaccggaacttcctgtttcagcctttgtttgtattttggcatgaggaagatggcggcgtggtcggatttaccaaacggtggacaagattgtgccttgtagccgtccttgaccgttgtgtaacaatgatccagtgtcctttcgcccctggtggggcaggtgatgtgctgataaaagttcggcgctgcgcgtttgaggttggcactgttaaagtcccccgccacaataagcgcagcgtcccggtgttgtgtttgtttttgtgttagtgcctcatgcagctcgcataaggcagtgtccgtgtccgcttgtggtggaatataaacggcgctgattatgaccgatgtaaactcccgaggaaggtaaaaaggacgacacatgatggacagtagttccaggttgggtgtgcaggagcgtgtgagaggaacaatgctcgcgctgttgcaccagctgctgttcaccattaaacacacgccgcctccccttgacttccccgagtcccgcgtcctgtccatgcggtgaaccgagaagaactcggccggctggatggcgtggtccggcaccgctgggtttagccatgtctcggtgaagcagaggagattgcagtcccgaatgtctctctggaactttaccctggccctgaggtcatcgagcttgttttccagtgactggatgttggcgagcaggatgctaggcagaggtgtgcagtgtgcacgggctctcagcctgttcctgacgcaggctcgtttccctcggggccgccgcttcgcgtcgcgtcctttgttgtccctcaggatctcactcggccagctcggatccggagttaaaaacgtcgaattgtgagtacattgtataccaatagaaacaagagtgtctctatcataactaatgtactccatggtggtaattttgccggttttgaaacgctgtaaactaacttaaagaacaaaaacaaagaaaaggtggtcggagcagtcgtgacggcagccgacctcaccggcgccatcttgtgCCATATTACCATTCACCTCCGTCCTCCAGCCCCTCCCACTCCCTGGCCGTGACTCACCGTCAAAGCTCCGCCCAGCCGCGCTCGCGCCATGAACACGTCCAGCATGGCGACCACCAGGTACGTGAAGGCCAGCCGCTgtaacacaccaggaacacgCAGGGTTTCCCAggagactacacacacacacacacacacacacacgttagccTTATGATTATAAACACCCAAGTTTTGTCATGCgcaccacacacactgtgattGGTCGGTGTGTATGACTCACGCGGGCCGCTGCAGTAGTTCGGGTTGACGATGAAGACGCCCAGGATGAAGAGCAGCACGCTCCTCCAACAGATTCTCATCAACAGACGAGAGCGTCTCAGTCCCCGAGACACAGACGCGCTgagggacagagacacagacgTCCCCATGATGAAGACAAACCTacaaaagaggaggaggaaaataAGGAGGAAAAAAGGACAAAGAGATAAGACAGGTGATGAGTGcaggacatcacacacacacacacacactcacactcttccTGTAAGGTCTTACCAGGGAAAGACGAGATCAGCCACAGTGAGTCCTGcagagagaaaacacacacttacatcctgtattacacacacacacacacacacacacacacagaaaaaaagaaagttatgaATGAGAGAAGGTGAAGTGTGAGGATGGAGGGAGaagaacagagacagagagaccgagcgagagaaagagggagaaagaaacacagagagcgagggagacacagacagagggacagagagagagacggagggaCAGGgagggacagggagagagagagacagagagttctgACCGTTCCAGCTCTGGTGTCGAAAGAACCAGTAACGTCCTCCTCCATAGTTCACAAACACCATGATCACCAGCGCaaacctgtacacacacacacaggtttaaacAGGAACAGCAAGCAAATAGTGacagtgtttttatatatatatatatatatatatatatatatatatatatacatacatacacacacacacacacacacacacacacacacacacacacaaggtgacACAGAATAACTGGAAATTTTGAAATGCGTAATGGAGcgacatcacacactgcacgACAATCAATGGAAGCTGTGCGAGAATTGTTCAGTAATCAAGAGATCAAGATTCGGTAAGATTCCCTGGCCCGCTAGATCGCCAGATTTATCCGTTTGTGATATTTTCTTGTGGAGCTACCTCAAGAGTAAAGTGTACATGACTCGACCAAGAACCCTGGATGAGTTAAAACAGAGAATTCGGGATAAAATTGACAGTATCCCAGCTGAGATGTTGCAGCGGTCAATGAGGAACTTCAACAGCAGAATTTAAGAATCTATTTGTACAGGACGACGCCATCTAAAGGACgtgatctttaaaaaattataaattccaTCAATGTTTCGTAAATGGCAAGTTTTAGGTTTCAATTactatgaataaaatgtatttcttttatcacttctagttgtattgGATTGTAAAAAGTTCCAGTTTTTTTGTGTCaccttgtatatacagtagataaagcattgttttaaaataaattgtgtttaaaaactCTTAGAACTTAgaaactctctctgtctctctcaccctctGAATGTGTCGAGAGATCGGAGGCGTGTCCTGGAGGTGGGCGGAACAATAGCTTCAGTGGATTCCACAAGTCTGCTGGGAGAACCTagatcctacacacacacacacacacacacacacacagtgtaagtGTTGGTGACTAAAGGAGATGAGGAGATGAAGAGATGAGAGTCACTGACTGAGTTGATGAGTCTCTCGGCCTCCATACTGCTGCTCACACGCACCAGCAGATTCCTCACCACATTCAGCctgcaaccacacacacacacacacacacacgcacgcacgcctTTCAGCGAGACTGCACACATCACTGCGTCAGGGTTAAAAACATACCTCAGTAAAACTGTGTGTAAAACGTGTGTGAGGGATTAAACTCACACTCCTTCTCACCTCATCACTGAGCTCAACATAGTAGCGAACACACACAGTGCTGCACACACCAGGAACGCAATGAGCAGGGCTgaacacaagaacacacacacacacacgtattacACATTAAGCCCCACCGTCTATTTGTGGGTTTGGGGGCGTGTCTATAAAGTGATTGACAGGAGACTGGTACGAGTGAGGAGGCTTACGCAGGAAACTGTTGATGGGCTCCGTTACCGTGACGATGGTACAGTTGATGTGGGCGGGGTCACTCAGGCTCTTCACCCAGAGGGAGTAGTTCCCCTGTTCCCCGAAGTGGAACtgcattctacacacacacacacacacctcataatACATCCAAAAGACTTATGAGCcaaagacaggtgtgtgtgtgtgtgtgtgtgtgtgtgagagacctgCAGTGCTCGGTGTTGGCCGGCGTGCTGTTTATCTGGAGCGTCAGCGCCTGCTGCGTATTCACGGTGAAGGTCATGGAGGACACGTTCCCCGGCCCTGAGACTGAGGGAACGATACCCACGGGCTGGGGGaagcactgcacacacacatacacacagaaaaaTCGATAAGTACATTTGGGTTGactctctgtatatatatacgtgtgtgtgtgtgtgtgtgtgtgtgtgagacctggTAACACAGAACAGACTGTACAGAGAGGATCAGATCACTCTGCAGCTCGTTCCGGACGCTCAGGAACGCCTCGTCCATCTTCAGTACGCCGTGTTTACGTCCAGGACGCGACCCTGACACAGGAAAGTGATGATGTCACAGGTCACATGATCCAGCTTGTGAGCAGCTGGCCAGATTCAacttaggccacgccccctttgtGAACACTCATTTTTACATGGAATCATAATTACATTCTGTGTtaatatttcacacacacacacacgcgcacacacacgcgcacacacacacttcacttgATTCTCTTGTTTCTTCTTACAGCTCAGCTCTGAGGGCTCACATGCTTTCTGTAAtccgtctcacacacacacacacacacacacacacttcagattTCTCCATCACTGTGGCTGTACATAATTGAGTCTCCCCACACAGGCAGTGTTTAACACCCGTCTATGTAAATGTCAGGTTTATAACCAAAAATTAGTACACCCCTAATCCTTCCTGTTCATCCTTTTCAGGTAGTTTTTACacttctttatattttacatcattacttgtctgttctgtgtgtgtgtgtgtgtgtgtgtgtgtgtgtgtgtgtgtgttttcatcttTTCTCATTTCCTAACACTATTCAAGCTGAATTAAAGACAATGTTAAATAAATCCTGTcagttttaaacaattttaaaaaggaGAGAAGTCTATTTCCGGTTTGTGCCGAACTCTCGCAAAGGATTGTGGGAAATGGAGTTTCCCGAGTCCGCAGTGTATCGGTTAAGCTCTCTGAAGGTCTTCAGCTCCAGGTCTATCAGGGTCGCTTTAACACACCAGATGTCTAACACACATTAATAACGTCACTCCGCGCTGGGGTTCAgtacaaacacatttaaaacccGAAACGGTGAAGGTGACGGAAATACACTTCCGGTATTGGGAGTGACGTCACGACACGATCCGTTGTAAACAGCGCCTATTTACCCCACTGTATAAACACACTCATATTTCACAAGGcaccccatgtgtgtgtgtgtgtgtgtgaacccgCTCTTCGTGCAGCGCTGTGTTGAGCGCGCGTGCACGGTGTTTACTCACCAACCAGTTCAGACCGGATGGCGGACACGGAAACGGCGGAGACCGCGGCGATCAGTGCGATGAGAGCGGCTCCGCGCTGGGCCTCACACCCCATGTCTCCCGCTGACTCTGTCTCCTGATGTCCCACTTCACCAGAGTTCTTCTTTTCCGCTTTTTTCCCCATCCACCGCACACACTTCCGGTTccgcccccctcccccctctaCCGGAAGTCTCGAGGATCACACGCGGCGCGTCACGCGCGTCTCAGAGTCCACCGAGTGTTTGTTATTAATCATGATTAAAGTGGGAACCCTACACAAATTAAAGTTCACCTTACCCCCAGTTTAATGTGTACGGGTGTGGTTTCTCACAGAAATGTTCAACACACACATGTTAGGTCAGATGATGTTTACAGACACACTGTACAAGAACAGCTGAGCTTCATGTCCTAAAATATGAggagttacctttgagtctttggtCCAAATCATTAAACGCTATACAGtacaatagattcaaaagaacgaacgactcggaccagaagatatgatgttgagctgctcattctgtttattataatatgtccttaactGCATTGTAATATCTTCATCACTGGAACTATAgactaaatgtgtgtatgtagacgtgttgggagtctgtttattaaaaacacaacattttaatttatttctaaacaaatgaactaaatgactaaaaaaaaaaaaagatttgttcattttgacgAACGAGATTtgaagaaccgagtcactattTCCCGTTACTATTCCATACACTGGAGAACCAGaaatgtttctgtctgtctgtcacagaGCGACACAAACTACAGTTGAAAACAGTAACAGTTGCAtacactttagaaaaaaaacacaaaactcctgtcaaacattaaatcagaGTAAACCTTTTCTGTTTTAGATCAATAAAAGTCAGAAGTATACATACACTGAGTTTATTgtgtcttttaataaaaagaaaactccaggggcctcatgtataaaactttgcgTAGATTTCATCCTTAAAGTGTGTGTACGCACACAAGGCAGAATTTATGTAACATTTGAAATGATTAAAATCCACTTGTCGAAACAGCATTAGAATGTCATTACACCATGGGAGTTGCTGAAGTGTTTTAGTCCCGTTCCCCTTAAATACACGCTACGTTGGTGCATTCCGTGTGACGAGAGCAGAAAGTTATTCACTGCAGTTTGATTGAGGAACCAGAGACGTACGTCTACAGCCATGAAGCGAAGCAGAGTCGTACATCTACCATGAAGTGAAGTTACCCAAGTGGTGCAGATAGTCACAGGTCACCTCAACAGTGTCACAAGAGAGACTGTCTGCACGTGTGATTCTCTCCATTGAGCACAAAGGCAGAAAATCACTGGATATGGAGTCAGAAATAACAGTTTGTTGAAGTCAAAGCTTGCAAGGCCAGATTTTAGTGTCCTGACCTACACTATTCACCCCAGCCATGTGCACAAtaagactatttaaaaaaatagttattaattaacattattttcatattattcaTCCAACACCCTAATATTCATATGTTTTCCCACCCACTAAAGCTCATTTGATCAAGGAAGAGTAAGCTAtttaaaaacagagagaaagaataaaagctAGAGAAATAcagtgaaaagggaaaaagagaAGGGAAGACATGAAAATAACatttgagaaagaaaaagctaaaaaataagaagagagagagagaaagagagagagagagacgttcaaatcaaataaaatcgataaaggagaaggagaaagaaacaaaatacaaaaagaggTAAGTAAATATAGTGATGACAGAAGAGAAACAGTGGAGCAgcagaaatacataaaaataaaagcattaaagGGACAGAGgaggacagacagacggagTGAAGAAGAGTAAGACAGAGACAATAAGGGCAAGGCAGGGATAAAGATAAGAGgtaatcattttaataagtATTCTTTGGTATTATTGGTGTCACTCTATTGACCTGTCATGGGTTTTCCTACTTTAGTGAAGCAACATCAAAGACAGAGGCCAGTCTAAAACTATTAATCTGCTGATCATGTTAAAATACAAAGATAATTGATCTGTAATATCAGACATGTGAACTGACAGAGTTACATTCTAATTATAAATGGTTAACaagaacatgaaataaaataggtaaattaataagtaaataaacaggGTGAATAAATGTCCTCACAGCTTTATATACTGTGCATACTGCATACCTATAAAACGTCTGATCCCTCGTTGTATTTTAAAAGGACAGCCAAGACCTCCTTCAACTTTAACATGATACAAGCATCTGTTCcgtttgcatgagctcacagacgcccctgattggctgtagagtcgttattaatgtgggagcacaaagtacctcttatcactcccctgtgagagagctctctctagacctccggctgcaagGGGTTACAGCCTCACTCAgggatcgaactcgcgatctccggatgatagggcgagcgctttaccactgcgccactcggaggcacattttttattttgtaaaatgtttttacttgCTCACTTTCTGTGTTTGAGGCATAAACattcatgaataaaaaattcaaCCCTCTGATTCCAGCTTGTAATGTTAAACACATCCCTGCTCTACCTCAATCCTTTAAGTAACGATTGCTTTGAATCTTTTTGAAATTAAAAACGCTACCCCGGCAGTGAAATTGGTCCCGTGACTAAAGAAGAGTTGGTCTGCCCACTCTgtcatattttctttattactcTGTGTTTCTTGTAGGAATGCAACGTCTGTATTATTCTGTTTAATAAGTTGTATGACTACAGCCTGTTTCTTTCTATCCCTCCACCATTAATGTTTAAAGTGCCTACTCTTAGCCTGTCCATGTAAAGAGGGATAAGAGGAAGGAAAAGTATACAAGGACAGCTGtagacagaaagaaaacatccatgtgatgtgacttagtgacttttttaattgattgagtctttttctaaaaaatcttttttctcttttcgtAGCCTTGTTGCCATTTTTTAGGGCGAAAcctcttttttttgcttagtcgTGTTAAAGTGgtagatttttttacttttttctattaaatcaAGAAATTTGTCTGTATCTGAGAAGTAGTCAGATACATTTACAGAATATCAAGAAAGTTATTGATTTCTTCTAATGTGTATATTTCAGTAATTATGCTGTTCTTCCTCTTCTTTGCAGTCACATCAGTATTGTTTTCTGACTCTTCTTCCCCAGACTCTCTGTCTTCATTATCCTCATTGTCCATGTCCACATCTGTTAGCTCCTGATCAGGTTCACCGTCCATACTGGCTTCTTCTGTGGCACTTCTGAGATTCCTTTCGaacattttttcccctgttCCTCCTACCGTCAGAATTTTCCGGGGTTCTATCTACGTTTTCTTTAATTATGCTGTCTTTCCACCAGTGTGGTTCCACCTCCATTTCCCTCCATCGCATCGTTACTCTGTGTTTTTTATCTTAGTACTGctctctgtaacacacacaggtTCAGCCTGACTGACCTCTCCTGTTCGCTCCTCCAGCACTGACCTCAGTACTGctctctgtaacacacacaacGGTAGCAGCTGGAGCAGTGAAGACGCCCCCTGCACTAACTCAGGACTGTGTTGCTCTctctttataaaaatataaatttatttatttttgtttatttttatttatttatttaattaatgtgtCCCACCGAACGATAAacgaaaaaactttaaacagttgctctcgcactccacacacagcTCTCACCCACCAACTTCCAGCAtgcactcagagagagagagagggacttCTAAtgttcctttattttattttaaaaagttcattttttgaaagacaaaaatagttcatatattataaataaataaggcaaGAGGTTTAgtcaaaaataagaaataaataaataaagtagaaagataaaaaaagggGAACGAAAACATTCACTTAGCAAATagcggggggaaaaaaagcttagCAATGGGTAAATTCAAGTAAAACAGATCAATGAAAAGGTTGGGTATAAAAATAGTCGAGTATGTACAGACCTGAGCTGGTGTATTAGGG containing:
- the hgsnat gene encoding heparan-alpha-glucosaminide N-acetyltransferase, whose amino-acid sequence is MGKKAEKKNSGEVGHQETESAGDMGCEAQRGAALIALIAAVSAVSVSAIRSELVGSRPGRKHGVLKMDEAFLSVRNELQSDLILSVQSVLCYQCFPQPVGIVPSVSGPGNVSSMTFTVNTQQALTLQINSTPANTEHCRMQFHFGEQGNYSLWVKSLSDPAHINCTIVTVTEPINSFLPLLIAFLVCAALCVFATMLSSVMRLNVVRNLLVRVSSSMEAERLINSDLGSPSRLVESTEAIVPPTSRTRLRSLDTFRGFALVIMVFVNYGGGRYWFFRHQSWNGLTVADLVFPWFVFIMGTSVSLSLSASVSRGLRRSRLLMRICWRSVLLFILGVFIVNPNYCSGPLSWETLRVPGVLQRLAFTYLVVAMLDVFMARARLGGALTDVWWYPVHDIVLYWPAWVCVFTLETLWLCVTFLLPVPDCPSGYLGPGGIGDFGLYPNCTGGAAGYIDRWLLGDTHIYQTPSSRVLYQTIVPFDPEGVLGSVNSILMAFLGLQAGKILQHYRDQPRQIMTRFLVWGLVLGIVSAVLTKCSRDHGFIPVNKNLWSLSYVTTLSCFAFVLLLFCYYTVDVRRWWSGAPFFYPGMNSILVYVGHEVFEEYFPFRWKMWNSQSHSEHLTQNLLATCLWVLISYILYKKKIFWKI